One stretch of Narcine bancroftii isolate sNarBan1 chromosome 8, sNarBan1.hap1, whole genome shotgun sequence DNA includes these proteins:
- the LOC138742111 gene encoding SID1 transmembrane family member 2-like — MRRFWSQTHSRSGWTFLMNAFLLGCFVPSDFGKGVVGQEIIQVNGAFDNVYLVVVNNSVQNIFAFNHTVSRDKMEGVRVHVNVLSEQAKNPVLFVIRQQKAVVSFQAPLMLRGLYQRKYIYPDVSRTLCQPEVKSELKMQYFYVDVSTLSEKNASVQLYVKRIQHFALRTGEQFRFNATPSQPQYFRYKFSDAEESVIVKVTSDSVFPCSVASIQDVCFCLALVLRCNHTCLISIARRLRLCGMVFPCCLAAQTTSSEALHTNQTQWAKILNATTKCFCIEQPKTFCNNTWKSQISADASPVFTKLSSLGGTTFAFYYLLSGGIHLQSACTSVRHGISLSLANALALISTEENDQQAQDLLSSVMIIKHFLFLSQQRKDFRNSSFYVVVVVKTEDEACGGALPFYPLKEDNGDFTVFSLIGLPPRADCALNDFEGQLPSLVECYCCMAENSF; from the exons ATGCGACGGTTCTGGAGTCAAACGCATTCCCGGTCAGGGTGGACTTTTTTAATGAATGCCTTTCTCCTGGGCTGCTTCGTGCCTTCGGATTTTGGAAAAGGAGTTGTGGGCCAAGAGATCATCCAAGTGAACGGCGCTTTCGACAACGTCTATCTGGTGGTTGTCAACAACAGCGTCCAGAACATATTCGCTTTCAATCACACGGTTTCACGGGACAAG ATGGAAGGGGTGCGTGTGCACGTGAATGTTCTCTCCGAGCAAGCCAAAAACCCTGTGCTTTTTGTGATTCGACAGCAGAAAGCGGTGGTCTCCTTTCAGGCACCACTGATGCTTAGGGGACT GTACCAGAGGAAATATATCTACCCGGATGTGAGCCGCACACTTTGTCAACCTGAGGTTAAGAGTGAATTGAAGATGCAGTACTTCTACGTGGATGTCTCGACACTATCAGAAAAGAATGCCTCAGTCCAACTCTACGTGAAGCGCATCCAACACTTTGCCCTAAG AACTGGAGAACAGTTCCGATTTAATGCAACTCCTTCTCAACCTCAG TACTTTAGGTACAAGTTCTCTGATGCAGAGGAATCTGTAATAGTGAAAGTGACTTCCGATTCGGTGTTTCCCTGCTCTGTCGCCTCAATTCAGGATGTCTG TTTTTGCTTGGCCCTCGTTCTGCGGTGTAATCACACCTGTTTGATCTCGATTGCAAGGAGGTTAAGAT TGTGTGGCATGGTGTTTCCTTGCTGCTTAGCAGCTCAAACCACTTCATCCGAGGCCTTGCATACCAATCAAACTCAATGGGCAAAGATCTTGAACGCTACCACAAAATGCTTCTGTATCGAGCAGCCCAAAACTTTCTGCAACAACACTTGGAAAAGTCAAATTTCAGCTGATGCATCACCGGTGTTTACGAAGCTGTCAtccttgggtggcaca actttcgcgtttTACTACTTGTTATCAGGTGGAATTCATCTTCAATCGGCGTGCACAAGTGTGAGGCATGGGATCTCACTCTCGCTCGCAAATGCACTTGCATTAATTTCTACGGAAGAAAATGATCAGCAGGCTCAAGACCTGCTCAGCTCTGTCATGATAATCAAGCACTTCCTGTTCTTGTCCCAACAGCGAAAGGAtttcaggaacagcagcttttATgtagtggtggtggtgaagactgAGGACGAGGCATGTGGCGGTGCGCTGCCTTTCTACCCATTGAAAGAAG ataatggggattttactgtattttcattAATCGGTCTTCCTCCAAGAGCTGACTGTGCTTTGAACGATTTTGAAGGTCAGTTGCCTTCCCTGGTTGAATGTTACTGTTGCATGGCTGAGAACAGCTTCTGA